A single window of Vidua chalybeata isolate OUT-0048 chromosome 7, bVidCha1 merged haplotype, whole genome shotgun sequence DNA harbors:
- the LOC128790662 gene encoding basic proline-rich protein-like — translation MAHPQIVCDGADAVGSEPRRAARGRPGQRDKGPAERCRRRGPGGLCSPAARGGGAGAGAAPPPPPGPAAPPAPTNRPPTAPRPPGIANRSSAQSTRRQRPAPPRGPSRLLRPGAAHPGCCLGSRWQCGQPVCLPGSRSTPYFINIAFSSIPAARFLPGHTPRLAPAPESCPLLPPGPWCRHRRPSASCACCGYRIPRCPWATPEPPGASGLPMPAGTHCAGVAERGTGPARNGSRTARAAAGPSHGGTGARERQPRGP, via the coding sequence ATGGCACACCCGCAGATCGTCTGCGACGGGGCGGACGCGGTGGGCAGCGAGCCCCGGAGAGCCGCCAGGGGCCGGCCCGGGCAGCGGGACAAGGGGCCCGCAGAGCGGtgccggcggcgcggccccggcgggctGTGCTCACCTGCTGCCCGCGGCGGCGGTGCCGGCGCTGGGGCCGCTCCTCctcccccgcccggcccggcagCGCCGCCAGCCCCGACCAACCGCCCGCCGACCGCGCCGCGCCCGCCAGGCATCGCCAATCGAAGCTCCGCGCAGTCCACCCgccggcagcgcccggccccgccccgcggccctTCCCGGCTGCTCCGCCCGGGCGCGGCACACCCGGGCTGCTGCCTCGGGAGCCGCTGGCAGTGCGGCCAGCCGGTGTGTCTCCCGGGAAGTCGGAGTACGCCGTATTTCATTAATATTGCCTTCTCTTCTATTCCCGCCGCGAGGTTCCTCCCTGGCCACACTCCCCGCCTCGCCCCAGCCCCAGAGAGCTGCCCGCTGCTGCCCCCGGGGCCGTGGTGTCGACACCGCCGCCCCAGcgccagctgtgcctgctgtggCTACCGCATCCCCCGCTGTCCCTGGGCCACGCCCGAGCCCCCCGGCGCCAGCGGGCTCCCGATGCCGGCGGGCACTCACTGCGCTGGGGTGGCAGAGCGCGGAACGGGCCCGGCCCGGAACGGCAGCCGCACGGCCAGAGCTGCCGCGGGCCCCTCGCACGGGGGCACCGGCGCGCGAGAGCGCCAGCCTCGCGGCCCCTAG